TTCGTCGCTACGGAGGCGGAGATCGCCGTCGTTGGAAGCGTTCCTAGCTCCGGTTGATTTAACGGACGTTGCTTTGGTACAAACCCTAGCGACGATCTCCAACGACCTCGTATCGAAATTCTCCGACAAGTGTTTCAATTTCCAGCGCAAGAACGCGCGCTCTCTCATCAGAAAAATCGAGGTGTTCCTCGTCCTCTTAGATTATCTCAAGGACTCGACCTCGACGACAAAAGCGACCTCagcttcatcttcatcttcatcttcagccTCATCGACCTTGCCTTCAACAGCTTTGCTCTGTTTCAAAGAGCTTTACTTGCTTCTCTACCGCTCGAAGATACTCCTCCATTACTGCGCCAAATCGAGTAAGTTGTGGCTCTTGCTTCAAAACCATTCGATTTCAGGCCATTTCCATGATCTGAATCAAGAAATTTCCACCCTTTTGGATGTTTTTCCATTGAAAGATGTTGTCGAATTGAGTGACGATGTTAGGGAACAGGTTGAGTTGTTGCAGAGACAAGCGAGGAGGTCTAGGTTGTTCATTGACAAGAGCGACGATTCCCTTAGGATTCGGTTTTTTAATTTCCTCGACGTGTTTGAGAAAGGGGAGGTTCCGAATTCGGAGGAGTTAAGGTCTTTTTTTGTGGGGAGTTTGGGGATCAGAGATGCTAAGAGTTGTAGAGTTGAGGTTGAGTTCTTGGAAGAACAGATTGTGAATCACGAAGGAGATGTGGAGCCTACTGTGTCTGTGCTTAATGGGTTTGTTGCCCTTACCAGGTATTGTAGGTTTTTGTTATTTGGGTTTGAGGAAGATGAGGTGGGATTGGGGTTTGGGTGTTTAAGGAGGCCTAGGAAAGGTTTGATTACTCAGGAGATTGCTGACACGTTTATAACGGTACCCAAGGACTTTTGTTGTCCAATTTCCTTGGATTTGATGCGAGACCCTGTCATTATTTCAACAGGACAGACGTATGAGAGGAGTTCTATAGCTAGGTGGATGGAAGAAGGGCATTGTAATTGCCCAAAAACGGGGCAAATGCTTGTACATAATCGGCTTGTTCCTAATCGGGCTTTGAGGAGTTTGATCATGCAGTGGTGTATTGCTCATGGAGTTACTCTTGATCCGCCGGAGACTATGGATGTGTCCACTGAAGGCTTTGCTGCGGCTGCTCCTACCCGGGCTGCACTTGAAGCCAATAGAGCCACTGCGGCGATTCTCATCCAACAGCTAGCAAATGGGCCTGAGGGCGGGATGACTGTTGCTGCTCGTGAGATACGTTTGTTGGCGAAGACAGGGAAGGAGAACAGGGCTTTTATTGCGGAAGCTGGGGCGATTCCCCATCTTCGGAAGCTACTTTTGTCTGTGAACCCTGTTGCACAGGAGAATTCTGTGACTGCAATGcttaatttatcaatatatgATAAGAATAAGAGTCGAATTATGGATGAGGAAGGGTGTTTGGGATCTATTGTTGAAGTTTTGAGATTTGGGCACACAACAGAGGCAAGGGAAAATGCTGCAGCAACATTGTTCAGCCTCTCTGCGGTTCACGACTATAAGAAGAGAATAGCAGATGAGGGAGGGGCAGTTGAAGCCTTGGCAGGGCTGTTGAGAGATGGGACTCCAagaggaaagaaggatgctGTAACGGCTTTATTTAATCTGTCAACACACACAGATAATTGTGTGAGAATGATAGAGGCAGGGGCTGTAACGGCATTGGTAGGGGCATTGGGAAATGAAGGGGTTGCTGAGGAAGCAGCTGGTGCATTGGCCTTGATTGTTCGGCAGCCAGTTGGGGCAGAAGCAGTTGGGAAAGAGGAAATGGCAGTGGCGGGGTTGATAGCGATGATGCGTTGTGGAACGCCAAGGGGAAAAGAAAATGCAGTGGCAGCATTACTTGAGTTATGCCGTAGTGGTGGAACAGCTGCCACTGAGAGGGTCGTTAAGTCCCCAATGTTGGCTGGGTTGCTTCAGACTCTGCTATTTACAGGTACAAAGCGGGCAAGAAGAAAGGCAGCTTCACTTGCTAGAGTGTTTCAGAGATGTGAGAATGCAGCCTTACATTTTGGTGGATTGGGAGTAGG
The sequence above is drawn from the Castanea sativa cultivar Marrone di Chiusa Pesio chromosome 5, ASM4071231v1 genome and encodes:
- the LOC142636483 gene encoding U-box domain-containing protein 17 translates to MATAAIFSSLRRRRSPSLEAFLAPVDLTDVALVQTLATISNDLVSKFSDKCFNFQRKNARSLIRKIEVFLVLLDYLKDSTSTTKATSASSSSSSSASSTLPSTALLCFKELYLLLYRSKILLHYCAKSSKLWLLLQNHSISGHFHDLNQEISTLLDVFPLKDVVELSDDVREQVELLQRQARRSRLFIDKSDDSLRIRFFNFLDVFEKGEVPNSEELRSFFVGSLGIRDAKSCRVEVEFLEEQIVNHEGDVEPTVSVLNGFVALTRYCRFLLFGFEEDEVGLGFGCLRRPRKGLITQEIADTFITVPKDFCCPISLDLMRDPVIISTGQTYERSSIARWMEEGHCNCPKTGQMLVHNRLVPNRALRSLIMQWCIAHGVTLDPPETMDVSTEGFAAAAPTRAALEANRATAAILIQQLANGPEGGMTVAAREIRLLAKTGKENRAFIAEAGAIPHLRKLLLSVNPVAQENSVTAMLNLSIYDKNKSRIMDEEGCLGSIVEVLRFGHTTEARENAAATLFSLSAVHDYKKRIADEGGAVEALAGLLRDGTPRGKKDAVTALFNLSTHTDNCVRMIEAGAVTALVGALGNEGVAEEAAGALALIVRQPVGAEAVGKEEMAVAGLIAMMRCGTPRGKENAVAALLELCRSGGTAATERVVKSPMLAGLLQTLLFTGTKRARRKAASLARVFQRCENAALHFGGLGVGYAFASNSAAANRDSSFAGDVSVPMSISVPVL